The proteins below come from a single Malus domestica chromosome 03, GDT2T_hap1 genomic window:
- the LOC103434712 gene encoding bifunctional protein FolD 2-like isoform X1, whose translation MVGVCRRFRTKPRALFSAKLSPSCSSPLILPPVRIPTQTAHRLLSSGVHPGTRSAEIMSGRPIAKDIISKVASEISRMKAAIGSVPGLAVVLVGNREDSQAFVNIKLKACNEVGIETSIVRLPQDCTQNRLIDVVSGFNKNPSVHGIIVQLPLPQHLDEERVINFVSPGKDVDGFHPLNMGNLALRGKEPLFIPCAPKACIELLLRYGVEIVGKNAVVIGRSKIAGLSTSLLLQRHHATVCTVHSFTNNPEQITRRADIVVSDVGIPNIVGCDWLMPGAVVVDMGTNSVKDPSSRRGFRITGDVCYEEAVKVVSAITPVPGGVGPVVLSMLLSNILDSAKRAFGFT comes from the exons ATGGTGGGCGTCTGCCGCAGATTTCGTACCAAACCCAGAGCCTTGTTTTCAGCGAAGCTCTCACCGTCGTGTTCAAGCCCTCTCATTCTCCCCCCCGTCCGGATACCCACCCAAACCGCCCACCGTCTCCTCTCCAGCGGCGTCCACC CAGGTACGAGAAGTGCTGAAATTATGAGTGGAAGGCCGATTGCAAAGGACATAATATCAAAAGTAGCTTCTGAAATAAGTAGAATGAAAGCTGCCATTGGAAGCGTTCCTGGGTTGGCTGTGGTTTTGGTGGGCAACAGAGAGGACTCCCAAGCTTTTGTCAATATAAAGTTAAAGGCTTGTAATGAAGTTGGAATTGAAACTTCCATTGTGCGGTTGCCCCAAGATTGTACTCAAAATCGGCTTATTGATGTAGTTTCGGGTTTTAACAAGAACCCGTCTGTGCACGGTATAATTGTTCAACTCCCTCTGCCACAG CATTTGGACGAGGAAAGGGTTATCAATTTCGTTAGTCCGGGAAAAGATGTGGATGGCTTTCATCCCCTTAATATGGGGAACCTTGCATTGCGGGGAAAGGAACCGTTATTCATTCCTTGTGCTCCTAAGGCTTGCATAGAGTTGTTGCTCCGGTATGGAGTTGAGATCGTTGGGAAGAATGCGGTGGTAATTGGGAGGAGCAAGATTGCGGGATTATCCACTTCATTGCTATTGCAG AGGCACCATGCAACCGTTTGCACTGTTCATTCGTTCACTAACAACCCAGAACAAATTACTCGTCGAGCTGATATTGTTGTCTCAGATGTTGGCATTCCAAATATAGTCGGATGCGATTGGCTGATGCCAGGGGCAGTTGTAGTCGATATGGGGACAAATTCAGTAAAG GATCCTAGCAGCAGGAGAGGTTTCCGTATCACTGGAGATGTGTGCTATGAAGAGGCAGTTAAAGTGGTGTCGGCCATAACACCCGTGCCAGGAGGGGTCGGACCTGTTGTACTCTCAATGCTCCTCTCCAACATCCTTGACTCCGCAAAGCGAGCTTTTGGATTTACTTGA
- the LOC103434712 gene encoding bifunctional protein FolD 2-like isoform X2, producing the protein MVGVCRRFRTKPRALFSAKLSPSCSSPLILPPVRIPTQTAHRLLSSGVHRTRSAEIMSGRPIAKDIISKVASEISRMKAAIGSVPGLAVVLVGNREDSQAFVNIKLKACNEVGIETSIVRLPQDCTQNRLIDVVSGFNKNPSVHGIIVQLPLPQHLDEERVINFVSPGKDVDGFHPLNMGNLALRGKEPLFIPCAPKACIELLLRYGVEIVGKNAVVIGRSKIAGLSTSLLLQRHHATVCTVHSFTNNPEQITRRADIVVSDVGIPNIVGCDWLMPGAVVVDMGTNSVKDPSSRRGFRITGDVCYEEAVKVVSAITPVPGGVGPVVLSMLLSNILDSAKRAFGFT; encoded by the exons ATGGTGGGCGTCTGCCGCAGATTTCGTACCAAACCCAGAGCCTTGTTTTCAGCGAAGCTCTCACCGTCGTGTTCAAGCCCTCTCATTCTCCCCCCCGTCCGGATACCCACCCAAACCGCCCACCGTCTCCTCTCCAGCGGCGTCCACC GTACGAGAAGTGCTGAAATTATGAGTGGAAGGCCGATTGCAAAGGACATAATATCAAAAGTAGCTTCTGAAATAAGTAGAATGAAAGCTGCCATTGGAAGCGTTCCTGGGTTGGCTGTGGTTTTGGTGGGCAACAGAGAGGACTCCCAAGCTTTTGTCAATATAAAGTTAAAGGCTTGTAATGAAGTTGGAATTGAAACTTCCATTGTGCGGTTGCCCCAAGATTGTACTCAAAATCGGCTTATTGATGTAGTTTCGGGTTTTAACAAGAACCCGTCTGTGCACGGTATAATTGTTCAACTCCCTCTGCCACAG CATTTGGACGAGGAAAGGGTTATCAATTTCGTTAGTCCGGGAAAAGATGTGGATGGCTTTCATCCCCTTAATATGGGGAACCTTGCATTGCGGGGAAAGGAACCGTTATTCATTCCTTGTGCTCCTAAGGCTTGCATAGAGTTGTTGCTCCGGTATGGAGTTGAGATCGTTGGGAAGAATGCGGTGGTAATTGGGAGGAGCAAGATTGCGGGATTATCCACTTCATTGCTATTGCAG AGGCACCATGCAACCGTTTGCACTGTTCATTCGTTCACTAACAACCCAGAACAAATTACTCGTCGAGCTGATATTGTTGTCTCAGATGTTGGCATTCCAAATATAGTCGGATGCGATTGGCTGATGCCAGGGGCAGTTGTAGTCGATATGGGGACAAATTCAGTAAAG GATCCTAGCAGCAGGAGAGGTTTCCGTATCACTGGAGATGTGTGCTATGAAGAGGCAGTTAAAGTGGTGTCGGCCATAACACCCGTGCCAGGAGGGGTCGGACCTGTTGTACTCTCAATGCTCCTCTCCAACATCCTTGACTCCGCAAAGCGAGCTTTTGGATTTACTTGA
- the LOC103454763 gene encoding uncharacterized protein — protein sequence MAATTLLKGSCTSISVHRLFTFAHAHRPLNLHQINSAVNQNYYHIRIRRRKPTISPPPRLAALWHSSSSFCTAASADDASATAATASSEAVRDAAVVDEAAPASEVVDEQKKIKDAADVLDIRVGRVVKAWRHEEADSLYVEEVDVGEPEPRTICSGLVKYVPLDHLQDRNVVVLANLKPRNMRGVKSNGMLMAASDASHENVELLVPPEGSLPGQRVWFGSEEDHQNQPPPASPNQIQKKRIWELVQPHLKTDDSCIALLGEHVMRTSAGLVTSTSLKNANIS from the exons ATGGCTGCAACGACCCTTTTGAAAGGAAGCTGCACCAGCATCAGTGTCCATCGTCTCTTCACCTTCGCCCACGCGCACCGCCCTCTCAATCTCCACCAAATCAATTCCGCCGTCAATCAAAATTACTATCACATCCGCATTCGCCGCAGAAAACCCACAATATCACCACCACCAAGACTCGCTGCCTTGTggcactcatcttcttccttctgcACCGCCGCCTCGGCCGACGACGCTTCTGCAACTGCTGCTACTGCTTCTTCTGAGGCAGTGAGGGATGCTGCTGTGGTCGACGAGGCGGCGCCGGCAAGCGAGGTTGTCGATGAACAGAAAAAGATAAAGGATGCAGCCGACGTGCTCGACATAAGGGTTGGCCGAGTTGTTAAGGCGTGGAGGCATGAGGAGGCTGATTCTCTTTATGTGGAGGAAGTTGACGTCGGCGAGCCCGAACCCAGAACCATCTGCAGTGGCCTTGTCAAATATGTGCCTCTTGATCACCTTCAG GACAGAAATGTAGTTGTGCTTGCTAATCTGAAGCCGAGGAACATGCGCGGTGTGAAGTCTAATGGAATGCTTATGGCAGCTTCGGATGCTTCCCATGAGAATGTTGAGCTTCTTGTGCCACCTGAGGGTTCACTCCCTGGCCAAAGAGTATGGTTTGGCTCTGAAGAGGATCATCAAAATCAGCCTCCTCCTGCCTCGCCTAACCAG ATTCAAAAGAAAAGGATATGGGAATTGGTGCAACCTCATTTGAAGACCGACGATTCTTGTATTGCTTTACTTGGGGAGCATGTAATGCGGACATCTGCAGGTCTGGTAACCTCAACATCTCTGAAAAACGCAAATATCTCGTAA
- the LOC103454762 gene encoding pentatricopeptide repeat-containing protein At5g08305 codes for MFELKQIHALLLTLGLSQHHSLTSKILSFSALSNLGNIEYSYRVFSQLPHPTIFYWNTVIRGYSNSKNPNRSLSVFVKMLRDGVSPDYLTYPFLVKASARLLKRELGMAVHAHIAKNGFESDRFISNSLIHMYATCRDIMYAHKVFDGIPVRNSVSWNSMLDGYAKCGDVNSAQEVFELMPEHNVVSWSSLIDGYVKAGKFSEALAVFERMCVVGPKANEVTMVSVLSACTHLGALEQGKVMHRYMVENELPLTLALQTSLVDMYAKCGAIEEALGVFRGGSLHQSDVLIWNAMIGGLAMHGLVQQALEIFSEMQIIGIAPDEITYLCLLSACAHRGLVKEAWHFFECLGKHGMTPKCEHYACMVDVLARGGQVVEAYQFICQMSKEPTTSMLGALLSGCMNHGKLDLAEIVGKKLIEIQPDHDGRYVGLSNVYAVSRRWDDARSLREAMERRGVKKSPGFSFVEIFGTLHKFIAHDKSYPESEDIYRMLNFIVNQIKFDKEYRNQDYFFHAIGNF; via the coding sequence ATGTTTGAGCTCAAGCAAATACATGCTCTGCTCCTCACTTTAGGCCTCTCCCAACACCACTCGTTGACTTCCAAAATCCTTTCTTTCTCGGCGCTATCCAATTTGGGTAATATCGAATACTCATATCGAGTTTTCTCACAGCTCCCTCACCCAACAATTTTTTATTGGAACACAGTTATTAGAGGTTACTCCAACAGCAAAAACCCGAATCGCTCCCTATCAGTTTTTGTCAAAATGTTGCGTGATGGGGTCTCTCCGGATTATTTAACCTATCCTTTCCTTGTAAAAGCATCAGCTCGTTTATTGAAGCGAGAACTGGGTATGGCTGTGCATGCCCATATTGCAAAAAATGGTTTCGAGTCTGATAGGTTCATAAGCAATTCCTTGATCCATATGTATGCTACGTGTCGAGATATCATGTATGCACATAAGGTGTTTGATGGAATCCCTGTGAGAAACTCGGTTTCCTGGAATTCGATGTTGGATGGGTATGCAAAGTGTGGGGATGTGAATTCAGCACAGGAAGTATTTGAGTTGATGCCAGAGCATAATGTTGTGTCCTGGAGTTCTTTGATTGATGGGTATGTGAAGGCTGGGAAGTTTAGCGAGGCTTTGGCAGTATTTGAGAGAATGTGCGTTGTGGGGCCTAAAGCAAATGAGGTAACAATGGTGAGTGTTTTGAGCGCATGCACGCACCTAGGTGCGCTTGAACAAGGGAAGGTGATGCATCGTTATATGGTCGAGAATGAATTGCCGTTAACTTTGGCGTTGCAAACATCACTTGTGgacatgtatgcaaaatgtGGGGCAATAGAGGAGGCTTTAGGTGTGTTTCGTGGGGGTTCACTGCATCAATCTGATGTGTTGATATGGAATGCAATGATTGGAGGACTTGCAATGCATGGGTTAGTCCAACAGGCACTTGAAATTTTTAGCGAAATGCAAATAATTGGGATTGCTCCAGATGAGATAACGTACTTGTGCTTGTTGAGTGCTTGTGCCCATCGGGGGTTAGTGAAGGAAGCTTGGCATTTCTTTGAATGTCTTGGTAAACATGGTATGACACCCAAGTGTGAGCATTATGCTTGCATGGTGGATGTTTTAGCACGTGGAGGCCAGGTAGTGGAGGCATACCAATTTATATGTCAAATGTCCAAGGAGCCAACAACTTCAATGTTGGGTGCTCTACTTAGCGGGTGCATGAACCATGGAAAATTAGATCTAGCAGAAATTGTTGGAAAGAAGCTTATAGAGATACAGCCAGATCATGATGGTAGATATGTTGGTTTATCAAATGTTTATGCTGTTTCCAGACGCTGGGATGATGCAAGAAGCCTGCGAGAAGCCATGGAGAGGAGAGGGGTGAAGAAGTCCCCTGGTTTTAGTTTTGTggagatatttggaacccttcaCAAATTTATAGCTCATGATAAATCTTATCCTGAATCAGAAGATATTTATAGGATGCTGAATTTTATTGTGAACCAGATTAAGTTTGATAAGGAGTACAGAAATCAAGATTATTTTTTTCATGCAATAGGAAACTTCTAA